A single genomic interval of Microbulbifer variabilis harbors:
- a CDS encoding glycine C-acetyltransferase encodes MSKPEQFFEHLRNELKQIEADGLYKRERIITSQQAAEIQVNNDTQVLNFCANNYLGLADHPDLIKAAKEGLDQYGFGMASVRFICGTQDIHKALESRLSEFLHTEDTILYTSCFDANGGLFETLLGPEDAIISDALNHASIIDGVRLCKAKRYRYANNNMAELEKQLQAADAEGAKTKLIATDGVFSMDGVIADLKAICDLADRYNALVMVDDSHAVGFLGEHGRGTHEYCDVINRIDIITGTLGKALGGASGGFTSGRKEIIDLLRQRSRPYLFSNSVAPAIVTASLKVLDMLMEGGELREQLRENSAYFRKRMSEAGFTLAGADHPIIPVMIGDAALAQKMADKMLEHGIYVVGFFYPVVPKGQARIRTQMSAAHTREQLDQCIDAFIEVGRELKII; translated from the coding sequence ATGTCCAAGCCAGAACAATTCTTTGAGCACCTGCGCAACGAGCTAAAACAAATCGAAGCCGACGGCCTCTATAAGCGGGAGCGGATCATTACCTCCCAGCAGGCCGCCGAGATACAGGTGAACAACGACACCCAGGTACTGAACTTCTGTGCCAATAACTACCTGGGCCTGGCCGATCACCCGGACCTGATCAAAGCCGCCAAAGAAGGCCTGGACCAATACGGTTTCGGTATGGCCTCAGTGCGCTTTATCTGTGGTACCCAGGACATCCACAAGGCACTGGAATCGCGCCTGTCGGAATTCCTACACACCGAAGACACCATCCTCTACACCTCCTGTTTTGATGCCAATGGTGGCCTGTTCGAAACCCTGCTGGGTCCAGAGGATGCAATAATCTCCGATGCCCTGAACCACGCTTCAATTATTGACGGCGTGCGCCTGTGTAAGGCCAAGCGCTACCGCTACGCCAACAACAATATGGCGGAGTTAGAGAAACAACTACAGGCAGCTGACGCCGAAGGCGCCAAAACCAAGCTGATCGCCACCGATGGTGTCTTCTCCATGGATGGTGTGATCGCCGACCTAAAAGCGATTTGCGATCTGGCTGACCGCTACAATGCCCTGGTGATGGTCGACGACTCCCACGCGGTAGGCTTCCTCGGTGAACACGGCCGCGGCACCCACGAATACTGTGATGTCATCAATCGTATTGATATTATTACTGGCACTCTGGGCAAGGCCCTGGGCGGTGCTTCCGGCGGTTTCACCTCTGGCCGCAAGGAAATTATCGATCTGCTGCGCCAGCGCTCTCGCCCCTACCTGTTCTCCAACTCAGTAGCCCCGGCTATTGTCACTGCCTCCCTGAAAGTGCTCGATATGCTAATGGAAGGTGGCGAACTGCGGGAGCAGTTACGCGAAAACTCTGCGTATTTCCGCAAGCGTATGTCCGAAGCCGGCTTCACCCTGGCAGGTGCCGACCATCCAATTATTCCGGTCATGATCGGCGATGCCGCCCTGGCTCAGAAAATGGCAGACAAGATGCTGGAGCACGGTATCTATGTAGTGGGCTTCTTCTATCCGGTAGTTCCTAAAGGCCAAGCCCGTATTCGCACCCAGATGTCTGCGGCACACACCCGCGAGCAGTTAGACCAGTGCATTGATGCCTTCATTGAAGTGGGCCGCGAGCTGAAAATTATTTAA
- a CDS encoding aldehyde dehydrogenase family protein, protein MTDLSKLPTGKLFINGEWRGPLGTGTHPVINPATEEFICQVAEGSAEDVDLAVEAARQAFHSWRNSTAQMRRELLNAIADGMEKRKEDLVQAVSQTLGCPEHITRWLHVDGPIYAMRYYAERTAEMEKTEKAGHSVLFREPVGVCGFITPWNYPLHQFVGKVAPALAAGCTMITKPAEITPLQDFVMAEIIEEAGVPAGVFNLVPGAGSEVGAALSAHPGIDMVSFTGSTRAGVEVAKAAAPTVKRVTQELGGKSPLIITPDADLEAAVRWGCEDVFINSGQTCTALTRMLVPAERYDEAVEIARQVAEDIAMGTNENAFMGPLSSARQREIVRGYIQKGIDEGARLVTGGAEVPSGLEKGFYVKPTVFADVHNDMSIAREEIFGPVTCLIPYKDMDEAIAIANDTEYGLSSGVWAKDAESAMPLVRRIEAGLCFVNGGEFNYDAPFGGYKRSGNGREFGEAGLGEFIELKSVQLPA, encoded by the coding sequence ATGACAGATCTCAGCAAACTGCCCACGGGCAAGCTGTTTATTAACGGCGAATGGCGCGGGCCTCTGGGTACCGGGACTCACCCGGTGATCAACCCGGCCACCGAAGAATTCATCTGCCAAGTGGCCGAAGGCTCGGCCGAAGATGTGGATCTCGCCGTGGAAGCCGCGCGCCAAGCCTTCCACAGCTGGCGCAACAGCACCGCACAGATGCGCCGCGAACTGCTCAACGCCATTGCCGACGGTATGGAAAAGCGCAAGGAAGATCTGGTACAGGCCGTGTCCCAGACACTCGGCTGCCCCGAACATATCACCCGCTGGTTGCATGTGGATGGCCCTATCTATGCCATGCGCTATTACGCCGAGCGCACCGCGGAAATGGAAAAAACAGAGAAGGCCGGCCATTCCGTTCTGTTCCGCGAGCCCGTGGGCGTGTGCGGTTTTATCACTCCATGGAACTACCCACTGCACCAGTTTGTGGGCAAAGTGGCTCCGGCCCTGGCCGCCGGCTGCACCATGATCACCAAACCCGCCGAGATCACGCCGCTGCAGGATTTTGTGATGGCGGAAATTATTGAAGAGGCCGGTGTCCCCGCCGGCGTCTTCAACTTGGTACCCGGTGCCGGCTCCGAAGTGGGTGCGGCGCTCTCAGCCCATCCCGGTATCGATATGGTCTCCTTCACCGGTTCCACTCGCGCCGGTGTGGAAGTGGCCAAGGCCGCTGCGCCCACGGTGAAGCGCGTAACCCAGGAATTAGGTGGTAAGTCCCCTCTGATTATCACCCCCGATGCAGATCTGGAAGCCGCCGTGCGTTGGGGCTGCGAAGATGTGTTTATCAACAGTGGCCAGACCTGTACCGCCCTCACCCGTATGCTGGTACCTGCCGAGCGCTATGACGAAGCGGTAGAAATCGCCCGCCAGGTGGCCGAAGACATCGCCATGGGCACCAATGAAAATGCCTTTATGGGCCCACTCTCTTCCGCGCGCCAGCGCGAGATAGTGCGCGGCTATATCCAGAAGGGTATCGACGAGGGTGCACGCCTGGTCACTGGCGGCGCCGAGGTGCCCTCTGGGCTGGAGAAGGGCTTTTATGTGAAGCCCACGGTATTTGCCGATGTTCACAACGATATGAGCATCGCCCGCGAAGAGATCTTTGGCCCTGTGACCTGCCTGATCCCTTACAAGGATATGGATGAGGCAATTGCCATCGCCAATGACACCGAATACGGCCTGTCCAGCGGTGTTTGGGCAAAAGATGCAGAGAGTGCCATGCCTCTGGTGCGCCGCATCGAGGCAGGCCTGTGTTTCGTCAATGGCGGCGAGTTTAATTACGACGCACCCTTTGGCGGCTACAAGCGCTCTGGCAATGGGCGCGAATTTGGCGAGGCCGGCCTCGGCGAGTTTATCGAACTGAAATCTGTGCAACTGCCGGCATAA
- a CDS encoding 5-guanidino-2-oxopentanoate decarboxylase encodes MSSAPTCAQVLMRLLRDYQVEKVFGIPGVHTIELYRGLPGSDLMHITPRHEQGAAFMADGYARASGKIGVCFLITGPGLTNAATAMAQAYSDSIPMLVISAINRREDLGMGRGRLHELPQQSDASRGFCIWQHTLSQAEQLPEVMARAFQLLQSSRPGPVHIEIPIDLFPAPMPGQLEDYKAAPAAMAPAANSAAISTAAEWLQSAQRPVILLGGGAQSAGKAATQIAEKIAAPVFLSLAAKGVVDERHPLCGGANLSFDCARNRVQNADVVLAVGTELSETDRNLVRDDYAFSGKLIRIDIDAAQLVCNAQPDLAICADAKESLQQLEAALIQRDATAGEHSEKEVAQLLKDCRKEWWDGSEQRFLWVEALREALPENGILVTDSTQLAYNTNHALPLYHPRSHVTCTTGYGTLGFALPAAVGAKLSSERDVIALIGDGGLMFTLGELAVAVEQRLPLPILVWNNAGYGEIRDFMDAAEVPQEGVNLSTPDFVALAKAFGAEGCRIDQPGQLAQAVADALGRQTPTLIEISAPSGAEQMEA; translated from the coding sequence ATGTCCTCTGCGCCCACATGCGCCCAGGTGCTCATGCGCCTGCTACGCGACTACCAGGTGGAAAAAGTCTTCGGCATCCCCGGTGTCCACACCATCGAACTGTACCGAGGTCTGCCCGGCAGTGACCTGATGCATATCACTCCGCGCCACGAACAGGGTGCCGCCTTTATGGCGGATGGCTATGCCCGTGCCAGTGGCAAGATTGGTGTCTGCTTCCTGATCACCGGCCCCGGTCTCACCAACGCAGCCACCGCCATGGCGCAAGCCTATTCCGATTCGATTCCCATGCTGGTGATCTCCGCAATCAATCGCCGCGAAGACCTGGGCATGGGCCGCGGTCGCCTGCATGAACTGCCACAACAGAGTGATGCCAGCCGCGGCTTCTGTATCTGGCAGCACACGCTCAGCCAGGCTGAGCAATTACCAGAGGTGATGGCACGGGCATTCCAGCTGCTGCAGTCCAGCCGCCCGGGGCCTGTGCATATCGAAATCCCCATCGACCTGTTCCCGGCTCCCATGCCCGGCCAACTGGAAGACTACAAAGCTGCACCAGCCGCTATGGCCCCGGCGGCAAATAGCGCTGCTATATCCACGGCCGCCGAATGGCTGCAATCCGCCCAGCGCCCGGTCATCCTCCTCGGCGGCGGTGCCCAGAGCGCCGGCAAAGCGGCTACCCAAATTGCTGAAAAAATTGCTGCCCCGGTATTTCTGTCTCTGGCCGCCAAGGGCGTTGTGGATGAACGCCATCCACTGTGTGGCGGTGCCAATCTGAGTTTCGATTGTGCACGCAACCGCGTGCAGAATGCGGATGTGGTTCTGGCCGTGGGCACCGAACTCTCTGAAACCGATCGCAACCTGGTGCGGGACGATTACGCCTTCTCCGGCAAACTGATTCGTATCGATATAGATGCTGCACAGCTGGTATGCAACGCCCAACCGGATCTGGCGATCTGTGCTGACGCCAAAGAGAGCCTGCAGCAATTGGAAGCCGCCCTGATCCAACGCGATGCAACAGCAGGCGAACATTCTGAAAAAGAGGTAGCCCAGTTACTAAAAGACTGTCGTAAAGAATGGTGGGATGGCTCCGAACAACGCTTCCTCTGGGTTGAGGCCCTGCGCGAAGCCCTGCCGGAAAACGGTATCCTGGTGACAGACTCCACCCAGCTGGCCTATAACACTAACCACGCCCTGCCCCTATATCATCCGCGTAGCCATGTGACCTGCACTACCGGTTATGGCACCCTGGGCTTCGCCCTGCCTGCGGCAGTTGGCGCCAAGCTCTCTAGCGAGCGGGATGTGATCGCCCTGATCGGCGATGGCGGCTTGATGTTTACCCTGGGCGAATTGGCGGTGGCTGTTGAGCAACGTTTACCTCTGCCCATCCTGGTATGGAATAACGCCGGCTACGGCGAAATCCGCGACTTTATGGATGCGGCGGAAGTGCCGCAGGAAGGTGTAAACCTGAGCACCCCGGATTTTGTTGCCCTGGCCAAGGCCTTTGGCGCCGAGGGCTGTCGTATCGACCAGCCCGGCCAATTGGCGCAAGCAGTAGCCGATGCCCTGGGCCGCCAGACCCCAACCCTGATCGAAATCAGCGCGCCTTCAGGCGCAGAACAAATGGAAGCGTGA